One Vicia villosa cultivar HV-30 ecotype Madison, WI unplaced genomic scaffold, Vvil1.0 ctg.001291F_1_1, whole genome shotgun sequence DNA segment encodes these proteins:
- the LOC131634426 gene encoding uncharacterized protein LOC131634426, translating to MKFIFILLSSLLLGCLLLMTVQRNTSTMVISGGESKKNKLEIAEITTILARKEPLERTIGASPMRKLGFGTIMHHEEKSVDSKTIEKGQTSKISGKENGGLKKSFRRLFQLQKSDVHEKHMIMRPKVYLKVTTKVAISRNSLSTNTNTKCSQDCDDAVPIKGSSEKSSRHEQEISKEAQDIDAAKEIESLMYKDYNNKGKPSHRPPINNHEPNNP from the exons ATGAAGTTCATCTTCATACTACTCTCAAGCCTTTTACTAGGATGTCTCTTGCTCATGACTGTCCAAAGGAACACATCAACAATGGTTATTTCAG GCGGAGAATCGAAAAAAAACAAGCTTGAGATAGCTGAAATTACAACCATATTGGCTCGAAAG GAACCTTTGGAGAGAACTATTGGAGCTTCTCCTATGAGGAAGTTAGGATTTGGAACTATCATGCATCATGAAGAAAAAAGTGTGGATTCCAAGACTATTGAAAAAGGACAAACTTCAAAGATTTCAG GTAAGGAGAATGGTGGTTTGAAGAAGTCTTTCAGAAGGTTATTCCAATTACAAAAGAGTGATGTTCATGAG AAGCATATGATAATGAGGCCAAAGGTATATTTGAAAGTCACCACCAAGGTTGCAATTTCAAGGAATAGTCTCTCAACCAACACAAACACCAAGTGTTCACAAGATTGTGATGATGCTGTGCCAATAAAGGGTAGCTCTGAGAAATCATCAAGGCATGAACAAGAAATTTCTAAAGAAGCTCAAGATATTGATGCTGCAAAAGAGATTGAAAGCCTCATGTATAAGGATTATAATAATAAGGGAAAGCCATCTCATAGGCCACCCATCAATAATCATGAACCTAATAATCCTTAG